Proteins from one Oscillatoria nigro-viridis PCC 7112 genomic window:
- a CDS encoding GumC family protein, which yields MKPGKKSQVALFNHKKAADMQKMSSGLYEEDQFLGRNKTEAEELSFWEVCRSRSILVIGVAAAVTTGVFAWTLNQKSEYEGHFQLLVEPAVTQNTLAKIYSGELKLQPAPPATTEKGGFDYESQIQVLQSPQVMSPIIKQLQAKYPEINYNYLLNQKADNLPFSRATRLSINRFKNTKIIEVKYRDYDPKKIQFVLEKVALGYRNYSVQDTTTQISQTLDFVKSQIPNQRKRQQALQTEIQKLRQQYNFIDPQIQTQQLSQQISQLQAQRLDAQTQLNQQRLLYSNLQNQLGLNQQQALMASAISQAPRYQAMLTQLQQLEGQIAINSATFTDETPQMQLLREQRKNLIPLLKKEAQQVLGTDLAKVNSQVLAFQDPVRIKLIEQFIGTANLIQVLGVRNQVLEQAAKQLNQYSQKFPVILRRYSDLQRELDLTNNTLNSLLAKQQALQLEAVGKKEVAWEVIAKPEIPRYKNGELMAVAPIMPLNLALGGLAGLLFGMLAAQLAERFKNKTVFQTPEDVKQSIRLPLLGVIPASDKILRLPPAETSPVDVAISPMPTDAFQEAFRSLNANIRLLNVNTPINSCVITSCQVADGKSTVAVNLARAAAAMGQQVLLVDADLRRPQVHEMLGLPNWQGLHNVISEDVDVQQVILRSPRDENLFVLTSGPVPLDPTKVLSSRKMQHLMAALSSHFDLVIYDTAPLLGLADANLLAAHTNGLMLVVGLHQTEREALLLAFEDLKMAGIPLLGMVANNDKGSRYYYQSYVQDYVQEQSV from the coding sequence ATGAAACCAGGGAAAAAATCTCAAGTCGCACTGTTTAATCATAAAAAAGCCGCTGATATGCAAAAGATGTCTTCTGGGCTTTATGAAGAAGATCAATTTTTAGGCAGAAACAAAACCGAGGCAGAAGAGTTAAGTTTTTGGGAAGTTTGCCGCAGTCGCTCCATCTTAGTCATCGGCGTAGCAGCGGCAGTGACTACCGGAGTTTTCGCCTGGACACTGAATCAAAAAAGCGAGTACGAAGGGCACTTTCAATTATTAGTAGAACCAGCGGTTACGCAAAATACTTTAGCAAAAATATACTCCGGTGAGCTGAAACTGCAACCAGCGCCCCCCGCGACGACCGAAAAGGGGGGTTTTGACTACGAATCCCAAATTCAAGTTTTGCAAAGCCCGCAAGTAATGTCGCCGATTATTAAACAGTTGCAGGCTAAGTATCCCGAAATAAATTACAACTACCTCTTGAACCAAAAAGCAGATAATTTGCCGTTTTCTCGGGCAACTAGGCTGTCAATTAATCGATTCAAAAATACCAAGATTATCGAAGTTAAATATCGCGATTACGATCCGAAAAAAATTCAGTTTGTTTTGGAAAAAGTTGCGCTAGGCTACCGCAACTACAGCGTGCAAGATACTACAACTCAAATTAGTCAGACTCTGGATTTTGTGAAATCGCAAATTCCCAACCAGCGAAAGCGCCAACAAGCTCTGCAAACAGAAATTCAAAAATTGCGGCAGCAGTACAATTTCATCGATCCGCAAATTCAAACCCAACAGCTTTCGCAGCAAATCAGCCAACTGCAAGCGCAAAGATTGGACGCGCAAACGCAGCTCAACCAGCAGAGATTGCTCTATTCCAATCTGCAAAATCAGCTCGGACTGAACCAGCAGCAAGCGCTGATGGCATCGGCTATAAGTCAAGCTCCCCGCTATCAAGCGATGCTGACTCAATTGCAGCAATTAGAAGGGCAAATTGCGATTAACTCGGCTACGTTTACAGACGAAACTCCGCAAATGCAATTGTTGCGAGAACAGCGCAAGAACCTGATTCCTTTGTTGAAGAAAGAAGCCCAACAGGTTCTGGGAACTGATTTGGCTAAGGTAAATTCACAAGTGCTGGCTTTTCAAGATCCGGTGCGGATTAAGTTAATCGAGCAGTTTATCGGTACTGCTAATTTAATTCAGGTGCTGGGCGTGCGGAATCAAGTTTTGGAACAAGCTGCTAAGCAGTTGAATCAATACTCTCAAAAATTCCCGGTGATTTTGCGGCGCTATTCGGATTTGCAGCGCGAGTTGGATTTGACTAACAATACGCTGAATAGTTTGCTGGCAAAACAGCAAGCTTTGCAGCTTGAAGCTGTGGGCAAAAAAGAGGTGGCTTGGGAAGTTATTGCTAAGCCGGAAATTCCGCGTTACAAAAATGGCGAGTTGATGGCTGTTGCTCCGATTATGCCTTTGAATTTGGCTTTGGGGGGATTGGCTGGTTTGCTGTTTGGTATGCTGGCGGCGCAGTTGGCGGAACGGTTTAAGAATAAAACGGTGTTCCAAACTCCAGAGGATGTCAAACAGTCGATTCGCCTGCCTTTGTTGGGGGTAATTCCTGCTAGCGATAAAATTTTGAGACTTCCTCCTGCTGAGACAAGCCCGGTGGATGTGGCAATTTCGCCGATGCCGACGGATGCTTTTCAAGAAGCTTTTCGATCGCTCAATGCTAATATTCGCTTACTAAACGTTAATACTCCAATCAATTCTTGCGTAATTACTTCTTGTCAAGTAGCTGACGGCAAGTCTACTGTAGCAGTCAATCTGGCGCGGGCAGCAGCAGCAATGGGCCAGCAAGTGCTGTTGGTGGATGCGGATTTGCGGCGCCCGCAGGTGCACGAAATGCTGGGTTTACCGAATTGGCAAGGCTTGCACAATGTGATTTCTGAGGATGTGGATGTACAACAGGTGATTTTGCGATCGCCCCGCGATGAAAATTTGTTTGTGTTAACTTCCGGCCCGGTTCCTCTCGATCCCACAAAGGTGCTTTCTTCCCGAAAAATGCAGCATTTAATGGCAGCTTTGTCAAGTCATTTTGACTTAGTTATTTACGATACTGCGCCGCTTTTAGGTTTGGCGGATGCGAATTTGTTGGCGGCTCACACTAACGGGTTGATGCTGGTAGTAGGGCTGCATCAAACTGAGCGGGAGGCGCTGTTGTTGGCTTTTGAAGATTTGAAAATGGCGGGAATTCCGCTGTTGGGAATGGTGGCGAATAACGATAAAGGCAGCAGGTATTACTATCAGTCTTACGTGCAGGATTACGTTCAGGAACAGTCTGTTTGA
- a CDS encoding SLBB domain-containing protein: MASKNYSKFNTVKGLTVKFLTVSALAAGSSPAMAQFLPPPPAFSPPPPPPGSSVPVPVPAVPGFPAVPASEPSSVRSEVYTLGAGDRIQMDIFNVPEYSGPNGQHQVQADGSLNLPLIGSVSVYGMTLEQASNAVKDKYGKYLKRPWITLKLLAARPLQIAIAGEINRPGAYTISSTAGPGGTAEQMGTQMPTISRALRMAGGITQSADVRQIKIRRPQRNAPEQIISVDLWELLQNGDLRADMTLRDGDTIFIPTVTSLNRQEAPTLAVANITGQSTQPINIAVVGEVTRPGTYTLAKEAQSRVQENEMGENSGLFAASETSGGENVLQQTVTRAIKMAGGITPVADIRQIQVRRLTRAGTEQIINVNLWQLLEGGDVSQDLALQQGDTVIVPKAENLDATQDEQVANSNFSPDTIKVNIVGEVVKPGAIAVLPNTTLNQALVAAGGFNKARAQMDSVDLIRLNPNGTVSQLTVKVNFSATANEETNPKLKNNDVIMVRRSGRATFSDNVGGTLAPLSPLLGIFRLFNIFR; the protein is encoded by the coding sequence ATGGCGAGCAAAAACTATTCAAAATTCAATACTGTCAAAGGTTTAACGGTCAAATTTTTAACAGTTTCAGCGCTGGCTGCAGGTTCATCTCCGGCAATGGCTCAGTTTTTGCCTCCTCCTCCTGCTTTCTCTCCTCCTCCTCCTCCTCCTGGCTCTTCTGTTCCCGTACCCGTGCCCGCAGTTCCGGGATTTCCGGCGGTTCCGGCAAGTGAACCTTCAAGTGTCCGATCGGAAGTTTACACTTTAGGAGCGGGCGATCGCATTCAAATGGACATCTTCAACGTCCCGGAATACAGCGGCCCCAACGGTCAACACCAAGTACAGGCAGACGGTTCCCTGAATTTGCCGTTAATTGGCAGCGTTTCGGTGTACGGGATGACCCTAGAACAAGCTTCTAATGCTGTTAAAGACAAATACGGCAAATACCTCAAACGTCCTTGGATTACCCTGAAACTGCTGGCGGCACGTCCTTTGCAAATTGCGATCGCGGGCGAAATCAACCGCCCCGGAGCCTATACAATATCCTCAACAGCAGGCCCCGGAGGCACAGCAGAGCAAATGGGAACTCAAATGCCAACGATATCGCGGGCTCTGCGAATGGCCGGCGGAATTACCCAGTCAGCAGACGTGCGGCAAATCAAAATCCGCCGCCCCCAGCGCAACGCACCCGAACAAATTATTAGTGTGGATTTGTGGGAATTATTGCAAAACGGCGATTTGCGGGCCGATATGACGTTGCGCGACGGCGATACTATATTTATTCCCACTGTAACTAGCCTCAACCGCCAAGAAGCACCGACTTTAGCAGTAGCTAACATTACCGGACAAAGCACTCAACCAATTAATATTGCTGTGGTGGGCGAAGTAACTCGCCCCGGTACTTATACTTTGGCAAAAGAGGCTCAAAGTAGGGTACAAGAGAATGAAATGGGTGAAAATTCGGGTTTGTTTGCTGCCAGCGAAACCAGCGGCGGGGAAAATGTTTTGCAGCAAACTGTCACGAGGGCAATTAAAATGGCGGGCGGCATTACGCCGGTAGCTGATATCAGACAAATACAAGTTCGCCGCCTGACGCGGGCGGGTACAGAACAAATTATTAATGTGAATTTGTGGCAACTTTTGGAAGGGGGAGATGTATCCCAAGATTTAGCGCTGCAACAGGGAGATACGGTAATCGTTCCCAAAGCCGAAAACCTCGATGCAACCCAAGACGAACAAGTTGCTAATTCTAATTTTTCCCCGGATACGATTAAGGTCAACATTGTGGGAGAAGTCGTGAAACCGGGAGCGATTGCGGTACTGCCCAACACTACTTTAAATCAAGCGCTGGTAGCAGCGGGAGGTTTTAATAAAGCGCGGGCTCAAATGGATTCGGTGGATTTAATTCGCCTCAATCCTAACGGCACAGTTTCCCAGCTAACTGTTAAGGTTAATTTTTCTGCAACTGCCAATGAAGAAACTAATCCCAAACTGAAAAACAATGATGTAATTATGGTAAGGCGATCGGGTCGCGCTACGTTCTCGGATAATGTAGGCGGGACTCTCGCTCCTCTCAGCCCGCTGTTAGGAATATTTCGGTTGTTCAATATTTTTCGGTGA
- the cysC gene encoding adenylyl-sulfate kinase, whose protein sequence is MEKGFILWFTGLSGSGKTTITKALEPELKARGCKVEILDGDVVRTNLSKGLGFSREDRDTNIRRIGFVANLLSRNGVVAITAAISPYRAIRDEIRGIEPNFVEVYVTAPLEVCESRDVKGLYAKARAGEIKGFTGIDDPYEEPLNPEIICYTERESVEESVKKVLSKLEELGYI, encoded by the coding sequence ATGGAAAAAGGTTTTATTTTGTGGTTCACCGGGCTGAGCGGTTCCGGCAAGACAACTATCACCAAAGCTCTCGAACCAGAATTGAAGGCAAGAGGTTGCAAAGTGGAAATATTGGATGGAGATGTCGTTCGCACCAACTTGTCAAAAGGTTTGGGATTTAGCCGAGAAGACCGAGATACTAATATTCGGCGGATTGGATTTGTCGCCAACTTACTCAGTCGCAATGGAGTTGTGGCAATTACGGCAGCTATTAGCCCCTACAGAGCAATTCGCGACGAAATTAGAGGAATCGAGCCAAATTTTGTGGAAGTATATGTCACAGCGCCGTTAGAAGTGTGCGAAAGTCGCGATGTCAAGGGGCTGTACGCTAAGGCGAGAGCCGGAGAAATTAAGGGTTTTACGGGAATTGACGATCCTTATGAAGAACCGCTCAATCCTGAGATTATTTGTTACACAGAGCGAGAAAGTGTGGAAGAGAGTGTTAAAAAAGTTCTGAGCAAGTTAGAAGAGTTGGGTTACATTTGA
- a CDS encoding FAD-dependent oxidoreductase yields MSSVLKADVLVVGGGTGGTAAAVQAARRGAKTILVSEFPWLGGMLTAAGVSAPDGNELAAFQTGLWGAFLRELQQRQPGGLDWGWVSFFTYDPRTGAEIFADWVKCLPNLQWICGQKAQDVILEESRISGVRFADFTVSAKITLDATELGDLLALAEVGHRWGWEFQAEWGEPSAPAASNALTESYSVQAPTWVAIMQDFGKGAARPEIPAPPVDNPDRFIGAWDGYTPEQFLNYGRLPGGLLMINWPIRGNDYGEGVDRLIKSEASRQEFLQESLWHTQSFARFIQTQLGRRYGLAQNIFPISTIDNQQNSSLLSSFALHPYYRESRRLRGISTVTEQDILPIVGGRVAKLPINSEGICETIAIGNYANDHHYTSGDIPLQPKSIRWGGRWTGTPFTIPYSALIPASTDGLLVCEKNISVSHIANGATRLQPTVMNIGQAAGMAAALCAESGCQPRDLPVRVLQEALLQDSEASAAVIPLFNLTRGRSDWLDWQRYYLDRPEAYPASGECQESVEKQSSQTANTHSQFSGIFRRLGEQDWTLTLTSPASLAGQTWQLVTLDSETDRFLQNCETEKPLTVWGRLNSAGAWLLAGAVELKR; encoded by the coding sequence ATGTCTTCGGTCTTAAAAGCAGATGTTTTGGTTGTCGGTGGCGGCACCGGCGGCACCGCAGCAGCCGTGCAAGCAGCCCGCCGAGGTGCCAAAACTATTTTAGTAAGCGAATTCCCCTGGCTGGGAGGAATGCTTACAGCAGCAGGCGTTTCGGCCCCTGATGGCAATGAATTAGCAGCTTTTCAAACTGGTTTGTGGGGCGCGTTTTTGCGGGAACTCCAGCAGCGACAGCCGGGAGGTTTGGATTGGGGCTGGGTAAGTTTTTTTACTTACGATCCCCGCACCGGTGCTGAAATTTTTGCTGATTGGGTTAAATGTTTGCCGAACTTACAGTGGATTTGTGGACAAAAAGCTCAAGATGTGATACTGGAAGAATCTCGCATTTCTGGCGTTCGGTTTGCAGATTTTACGGTTTCGGCCAAAATCACTTTGGATGCCACGGAATTGGGAGATCTGCTGGCTTTAGCGGAGGTTGGGCACCGCTGGGGTTGGGAATTCCAAGCCGAGTGGGGAGAACCCAGCGCGCCGGCTGCCTCTAATGCTCTCACAGAGAGCTATTCGGTGCAAGCTCCGACTTGGGTGGCAATCATGCAGGATTTTGGTAAAGGTGCAGCCCGGCCAGAAATTCCCGCGCCGCCAGTTGACAATCCCGATCGATTTATCGGTGCTTGGGACGGTTACACTCCCGAACAATTTCTCAATTACGGCCGGCTGCCAGGGGGATTGTTGATGATTAATTGGCCGATTCGAGGTAATGATTATGGTGAAGGGGTCGATCGACTCATTAAATCTGAAGCATCTCGACAAGAATTCCTGCAAGAAAGTCTGTGGCACACTCAAAGTTTCGCCCGCTTCATTCAAACGCAACTCGGCCGCCGCTACGGCCTAGCACAGAATATTTTCCCCATTTCAACGATCGACAATCAACAAAATTCTTCCCTTCTTTCTTCCTTTGCCTTACATCCTTACTACCGAGAAAGTCGCCGCTTGCGAGGGATAAGTACAGTCACAGAACAAGATATTTTGCCGATTGTCGGTGGAAGAGTCGCGAAGTTGCCGATAAATTCTGAGGGCATTTGTGAAACAATTGCGATCGGCAACTATGCCAACGACCACCACTACACCAGTGGCGACATCCCTCTGCAGCCCAAATCGATCCGCTGGGGCGGCCGCTGGACGGGAACTCCGTTTACCATTCCTTACAGCGCGCTAATTCCTGCGAGTACAGACGGTTTGCTAGTCTGCGAAAAAAATATTTCCGTCTCTCACATCGCCAACGGTGCAACTCGCTTGCAACCGACGGTAATGAATATTGGACAGGCGGCCGGGATGGCGGCGGCTTTGTGCGCGGAATCTGGATGTCAGCCGCGGGATTTGCCGGTGAGAGTTTTGCAGGAAGCTTTGCTGCAAGATTCCGAGGCGAGTGCGGCGGTTATTCCTTTATTTAATTTGACACGGGGGCGATCGGACTGGCTCGACTGGCAACGCTATTATCTCGATCGACCTGAAGCATATCCCGCCAGCGGCGAATGTCAGGAGTCTGTAGAGAAACAAAGCAGTCAAACAGCAAATACCCACAGCCAATTTTCTGGCATTTTCCGCCGCCTCGGCGAACAAGACTGGACACTAACGCTGACAAGCCCTGCATCCTTAGCCGGTCAAACTTGGCAACTCGTGACTTTGGACTCGGAAACCGACAGATTTTTACAGAATTGCGAAACCGAAAAGCCCCTGACAGTATGGGGCAGGCTGAATTCGGCAGGTGCTTGGCTGCTGGCGGGCGCAGTAGAATTGAAGAGGTAG
- the patX gene encoding heterocyst-inhibiting protein PatX codes for MQIYTAIALLSLLGITLSASAAQAFESPLPKLETATAQYMLSAQTQQKGERRPERGSGRRGFTEPNVYTHALQDF; via the coding sequence ATGCAAATCTACACTGCAATTGCTTTACTGAGCCTGTTGGGCATTACCTTGAGTGCCAGCGCCGCTCAAGCTTTTGAATCTCCACTCCCCAAGCTCGAAACTGCCACCGCCCAATATATGTTGTCAGCCCAAACTCAACAAAAGGGCGAGCGCCGTCCTGAGAGAGGCAGCGGACGCAGGGGTTTTACGGAGCCTAATGTTTACACTCATGCGCTACAAGATTTCTAA
- the hetR gene encoding heterocyst differentiation master regulator HetR → MKNDSLDLVKSLSPSAMDQIMLYLAFSAMRTSGHRHGAFLDAAATAAKCAIYMTYIEEKNNLRMTGHLHHIEPKRVKVIVEEVQEALTQGKLLKMLGSQEPRYLIQFPYVWLEQYPWLPGRPRIPGNNLTADEKKYLEGKIPPNPPDAQLINSFQFMELIEFLHRRSQEDMSPERRMPLSEALAEHIKRRLIYSGTVTRIDAPWGMPFYALTRATYSPAEQEERTFTMVEDTARYFRLMKDWAEKQPKVMRIMETLDIPPERLDQALEELDEIIRNWADRYHKRGEPTMILQMVFGPQDDA, encoded by the coding sequence ATGAAAAATGACTCTTTGGATCTGGTCAAAAGCCTCAGCCCTAGCGCAATGGATCAGATCATGCTATATCTGGCGTTTAGCGCCATGAGAACCAGTGGGCACAGGCACGGGGCGTTTCTAGACGCGGCCGCAACGGCGGCTAAGTGTGCTATTTACATGACCTATATTGAGGAAAAAAACAACCTGCGGATGACCGGACACTTGCATCACATTGAGCCTAAACGGGTGAAGGTGATTGTTGAGGAAGTCCAGGAAGCTCTGACTCAGGGAAAATTGCTGAAAATGTTGGGTTCCCAAGAACCTAGATATTTGATTCAGTTTCCTTATGTCTGGCTGGAACAGTATCCTTGGTTGCCGGGACGCCCTCGGATTCCGGGGAACAACTTGACTGCAGATGAAAAAAAATATCTCGAAGGCAAGATTCCTCCGAATCCCCCTGACGCTCAACTGATCAATTCTTTTCAGTTTATGGAGTTGATCGAGTTTCTGCACAGGCGATCGCAAGAAGATATGTCTCCAGAAAGGCGAATGCCTTTGAGCGAAGCTCTAGCAGAACACATCAAGCGCCGCTTGATCTATTCGGGAACAGTCACTCGCATTGATGCTCCTTGGGGAATGCCGTTTTATGCCCTCACCCGCGCTACTTACTCTCCCGCAGAGCAGGAAGAGCGGACATTTACTATGGTTGAGGATACGGCTAGATATTTCCGGCTGATGAAGGATTGGGCGGAAAAACAACCGAAGGTGATGCGAATTATGGAGACTTTGGATATTCCGCCGGAACGGCTCGACCAAGCCCTTGAAGAATTAGATGAAATTATTCGCAATTGGGCCGATCGCTATCACAAGCGGGGCGAACCGACGATGATTTTACAAATGGTTTTTGGACCGCAAGACGACGCTTAG
- a CDS encoding DUF92 domain-containing protein: MQNSELFFNYLSWSNPWLVAIALNTVLLAIATIAPKKLLTPAGHFHGWVLGILIWGCLGWQGYAVVMFYFLVGSGVTRIGKAQKEAEGIAEKRSGARGPENVWGSALTATMSALGVLALSILGNTGKMPVLGETGILPVPQDAISLLLLGYAASFCTKLSDTCASEIGKAYGKRTFLITSLQPVPRGTEGAVSLEGTIAGIVGSILIALLSWAVGLIDLTGILFCVIAAFIATNIESVIGATVQSKFEWLTNEVVNFFNTLIGAIAAIILAATWRAFLA, encoded by the coding sequence ATGCAGAATTCAGAATTGTTCTTTAATTATTTATCTTGGTCTAATCCTTGGTTGGTGGCGATCGCCCTAAATACAGTTTTACTCGCGATCGCCACCATTGCTCCTAAAAAATTGCTCACTCCCGCCGGCCACTTTCACGGCTGGGTATTGGGCATCCTCATCTGGGGCTGTTTGGGATGGCAAGGCTATGCTGTGGTGATGTTTTACTTTCTTGTCGGATCGGGAGTTACCCGCATCGGCAAAGCCCAAAAAGAAGCTGAAGGCATAGCCGAAAAGCGTTCAGGCGCCAGAGGCCCAGAAAATGTCTGGGGTTCGGCTTTAACCGCTACTATGAGCGCTTTGGGAGTTTTGGCATTATCTATTTTAGGCAATACAGGCAAGATGCCTGTTTTAGGAGAGACAGGCATCTTGCCTGTGCCACAAGATGCTATTTCCCTGTTATTGCTGGGTTACGCGGCGAGTTTTTGCACCAAACTTTCCGATACCTGCGCTAGCGAAATCGGCAAAGCTTACGGCAAGCGGACTTTTTTGATTACCAGCTTGCAGCCTGTACCTAGGGGTACCGAAGGGGCCGTAAGTTTGGAAGGAACGATCGCGGGTATTGTCGGCTCAATTTTGATTGCGCTGTTGAGTTGGGCCGTCGGTTTAATTGATTTGACAGGAATTCTTTTTTGTGTTATTGCAGCTTTTATTGCCACGAACATCGAGAGCGTGATTGGGGCGACGGTGCAATCAAAGTTTGAGTGGCTCACGAACGAGGTGGTAAATTTTTTTAATACACTCATAGGAGCGATCGCAGCGATTATTTTAGCGGCAACCTGGAGAGCTTTTTTAGCTTAG
- a CDS encoding RNA-guided endonuclease InsQ/TnpB family protein yields the protein MSGMEKAYRYRFYPTTEQESLLRRTLGCVRLVYNKALAARTEAWYSRQERVDYLQTSSMLTSWKKEPELDFLSEVSCVPLQQGLRHLQKAFTNFWAGRAKYPNFQKKHHGGSAEFTKSAFRWKDSQVFLAKCCEPLPIRWSRQIPPGCNPSTITVKLDAQGRWFVSLLVDDPTVKPQIKTDKAVGLDVGITSLIATSDGNKIANPKHFKRLHKKLRRAQKALSRKQKGSNNRHKARLKAAKIHGQIADARKDFLHKLTTQLVRENQTIIVEDLAVKNMVLNRKLAQAISDASWGELTRQLTYKCQWYGRKLVKIDRWFPSSKRCENCGHIVEKMPLSVREWECPNCGMNHDRDLNAAKNILAAGLAVAVCGANVRPDRDSSKRQLRKTRLGDRSRNLNREVWEF from the coding sequence ATGTCCGGCATGGAAAAAGCCTATCGCTACCGCTTCTATCCCACCACCGAGCAAGAATCACTTTTGCGACGGACTTTGGGCTGCGTTCGACTGGTATACAACAAAGCGCTGGCTGCCCGTACAGAGGCTTGGTACTCTCGTCAAGAACGAGTTGATTACCTTCAAACCTCCTCCATGCTGACAAGTTGGAAAAAAGAGCCAGAGCTTGATTTTCTTTCGGAGGTGAGCTGTGTCCCTCTGCAACAGGGACTCAGACATTTGCAAAAGGCGTTTACTAACTTCTGGGCCGGTCGTGCTAAATATCCCAACTTTCAGAAAAAGCATCACGGCGGTAGCGCTGAATTTACTAAGTCTGCTTTCCGGTGGAAAGACTCTCAAGTATTTCTGGCTAAATGCTGCGAACCTTTGCCGATTAGGTGGAGCAGGCAAATCCCTCCTGGATGCAATCCATCCACTATTACGGTCAAACTGGATGCACAAGGACGATGGTTTGTCTCCTTGCTGGTAGATGACCCTACCGTCAAACCGCAGATCAAAACCGATAAAGCAGTTGGTTTGGACGTTGGGATCACCAGTCTGATTGCTACCAGTGACGGCAATAAGATTGCTAACCCCAAACACTTTAAGCGGCTGCACAAGAAGCTGAGGCGGGCGCAAAAAGCCTTGTCTCGGAAACAGAAAGGAAGCAACAACAGGCACAAGGCGCGACTTAAAGCAGCCAAAATACACGGGCAGATAGCCGATGCTCGCAAAGATTTTTTGCACAAGCTGACAACTCAACTGGTGCGCGAAAACCAAACGATAATAGTTGAGGATTTGGCTGTCAAAAATATGGTCTTGAACCGCAAACTGGCACAAGCTATTTCTGACGCTAGTTGGGGTGAACTGACCCGACAACTTACCTATAAATGCCAGTGGTACGGTCGGAAACTGGTAAAAATTGACCGCTGGTTTCCCAGCTCTAAAAGATGCGAAAACTGCGGGCATATTGTTGAGAAAATGCCGTTGAGTGTCAGGGAGTGGGAGTGTCCTAATTGTGGGATGAACCATGACCGAGATTTGAACGCGGCTAAGAATATTTTGGCGGCAGGGCTTGCCGTTGCAGTCTGTGGAGCGAACGTAAGACCCGATAGAGACTCCTCTAAAAGGCAGTTGCGAAAAACCCGTCTCGGGGACAGAAGCAGAAACCTAAATCGTGAGGTTTGGGAATTCTAG
- a CDS encoding VOC family protein: MSQVLFHLAFPVTDIAQTKAFYVDGLGCELGRESANSAIMGLCGHQIVAHVSHEPLTPQRGIYPRHFGLIFTSEADWEALLEKAQQNNLNFYQEPRRRFVGLPTEHRTFFLEDPFHNILEFKYYCEAEAIFGRSEYAEVGDAV, from the coding sequence ATGAGCCAAGTCTTATTTCATCTTGCCTTCCCCGTGACCGATATTGCCCAAACAAAAGCGTTCTACGTAGACGGGCTGGGCTGCGAACTAGGTCGCGAATCGGCTAATTCTGCGATTATGGGTTTGTGCGGCCATCAAATTGTCGCCCACGTCAGCCACGAACCTTTGACGCCTCAGCGAGGCATCTATCCCCGGCATTTTGGGTTGATTTTTACTTCCGAAGCTGACTGGGAAGCGTTGCTAGAAAAAGCCCAGCAAAACAACTTAAATTTCTATCAAGAACCGAGACGGCGATTTGTCGGTTTGCCTACAGAACACCGCACTTTCTTCTTAGAAGACCCTTTCCATAATATACTGGAGTTCAAGTATTATTGTGAGGCTGAAGCAATTTTTGGCCGCAGCGAATACGCTGAAGTTGGCGACGCTGTTTGA
- a CDS encoding esterase/lipase family protein — translation MNSNFSRNPVLLIHGIFIKSGIFHKMSAYLTKLGWSVYTINLSPHWGNASIDELAQQIADYIDKTFAPEQHLDIVGLSMGGLVTRYYLQRLGGINRVQRFIAISSPHSGTWMAYTLWGKGCVQMRPGSAFLEDLNRDAALLEKLNFTSIWTDWDFIIVPASSSQISAAKEVKLSVFAHAMMARHSSSLKAVAEALSEPLKVHD, via the coding sequence ATGAATAGCAATTTCAGCCGCAATCCCGTCTTGCTAATTCACGGTATCTTCATAAAATCGGGAATTTTTCACAAAATGTCTGCCTACCTCACCAAACTGGGATGGTCAGTCTACACCATCAATCTCTCGCCCCATTGGGGCAACGCCAGCATAGACGAATTAGCCCAACAAATAGCAGATTATATAGACAAAACCTTTGCGCCCGAACAGCATCTAGATATAGTAGGATTGAGCATGGGCGGTTTAGTAACTCGCTACTACCTGCAAAGGTTAGGCGGCATTAACCGAGTGCAGCGCTTTATTGCGATATCTTCTCCTCACAGCGGTACTTGGATGGCTTACACTCTCTGGGGAAAAGGCTGCGTCCAAATGCGTCCTGGCAGTGCTTTTCTCGAAGATTTAAATCGAGATGCAGCCTTGTTGGAAAAGCTCAATTTTACTTCTATTTGGACAGATTGGGATTTCATCATCGTACCGGCTTCTAGTTCCCAAATATCGGCTGCCAAAGAAGTAAAATTGTCCGTATTCGCCCACGCCATGATGGCGAGGCATTCCAGCAGTTTAAAAGCGGTCGCTGAAGCACTTTCAGAACCATTGAAAGTTCATGATTAA